Proteins co-encoded in one Chroicocephalus ridibundus chromosome 6, bChrRid1.1, whole genome shotgun sequence genomic window:
- the LXN gene encoding latexin, with product MEVPLSHGLASRAAALATGYLCYRRGSPGRGLALRSLRRARREDIDDVGHKYYLELELEDVLDKDSTVNCTAEVLYHLGNKNIAPDVQFTLEGELKNTDEADNIFYNRVKSLEKELVAENIPDSHGNVPPEMEPIHLLAWVASGYVIWQNSTENTKFQLAQIKHVKQVKRSDEYLEFDYMILLHDMVSQEIIPWQMTVLWHPQHGVQVTQDSRQPKHASG from the exons ATGGAGGTGCCGCTGAGCCACGGCCTCGCCAGCCGGGCGGCAGCGCTGGCCACCGGCTACCTCTGCTAccggcggggcagccccgggcgcGGGCTGGCGCTGCGGAGCCTCCGCCGCGCCCGCAGGGAG GACATCGATGATGTTGGGCATAAGTACTATCTGGAATTGGAATTAGAAGACGTCCTTGACAAA GACAGTACTGTTAACTGCACTGCTGAGGTTCTTTATCATCTGGGCAACAAAAACATTGCTCCAGATGTGCAATTCACACTTGAAGGAGAGCTTAAGAACACAGATGAAGCAGATAACATATTCTACAATCGAGTCAAGAGCCTGGAAAAAGAGCTTGTGGCAGAAAACATACCAG ACAGCCACGGCAACGTGCCCCCAGAAATGGAGCCCATCCACCTGCTAGCGTGGGTCGCCTCTGGCTATGTGATATGGCAGAACTCAACGGAAAACACTAAGTTCCAACTCGCCCAAATTAAACATGTGAAGCAAGTG AAAAGAAGTGATGAATATCTTGAATTTGACTACATGATTCTACTTCATGACATGGTGTCCCAG GAGATCATTCCCTGGCAAATGACAGTTCTCTGGCACCCACAGCATGGTGTTCAAGTAACACAGGACAGCCGTCAGCCAAAACATGCGTCGGGATAA